AGAGCGAAAGACCATCACATATTTCTCAGGACTTTGCATTATTTCGTCCAGTTTGATTTCTGCATGCTCGAATCGCTCCACCTGCTTAACTCTCCCCCTGCGTGTATTCGGCTGCCTGAGGCTCTCAGGGACGTAGACCCGAACCAATCCTGCTGACTTGGGCTGCGGTATTGTTGGGATCTCATTTTTCAGCAGATACATAATGAAAGCAGTATAGACATCAGCCACGAAGATTCGCTTTGTTTTTATGGCCGCACGGATGAAGGCCACCAGTCGGTCTACATGCTGCGGCGAAAAGGAGGCGAGAACCAGGCTTTCGCTTTCCAGAACGAGCTCTGTGATATCCTCTTCGAGTTCGTATTCGTTCTTCGTATTTCCATCCGGAAAACCGAAGTGCGTGCCTTCCATCAACATCACATGAATGGTTTTGTCCTGGAGAACTTCGATCAACCGACGGTTCATTCCCGGTTTTCTGCCATGGGACCTAAGATCTCCGGAATACAAAATCGACTGTCCCTCAGCCTCTATTAAATATGCCAAACATCCATAGATGGAATGATCTACGGGGAACCCTGTGATTTTAAAATCCCCGATGGTGACGGGTGATTCTGGTTCGACTTCACAAAATTGCTCACGCGACAGCTCCACCTGAGCTGCAAACAGGCTGCCTGCCAGCATCATTTTGCTCGTACCAGAGCTGGCATAGACCGGAATCTGAGACTGACAGTGCTCAAGCAGTCCCGTGTGATCCATGTGTGCATGGGACAGCAGAATGGCATCAGGTTCCCCTGCCCCTTCATATAAGCCCGGAACCTCTGGCAATAGCCCCTCATTTCGAAGCTGCTCTTTTGTCATCTTTCTGATCTTAAAGCTGTCCAGAGCCTGTCGATTGCGATCAAATAGCGGCAGACCGATATCCAGAATAATCCGTGAGTTGTCTGTACTGACCTCAATACAGCTCCCCCCCACCTCCTGAGTTCCCCGATGTACTGTGATCCTCAAAATTTTTATCCTAATTCAATATTCTTGACCTGAATTTGACCGTCGTCAGTCTGTTCCAGGACCACTTCTGGAGAGTCTGGGTTCCGTCCCAGGAACTCCAATTTCACGATATGGTCTTCCTCATCACAAGTCAGTCGGGCAATAGTCATATATTCTCGACCTGGCTTATGCTCGCGAAATTCCCCCATATGCACTCTGTAGCCTTCACGCGTCCCCGAGAGACGAATTTTGATGAATGTTGTCTTGTTTTTATCAAGAATCCAAAGCCCCTCCCAGCCCTTTACACGAAGAAATTCAATTTGCGTCAGAGGATCATCCTCCCAGTAATCTATATCTCGTTCTGAATTCTGTGGATGGGAAACTTGTAATGCCAGATAATCCGGCTCATGTTCCGGTATGCCTGTCTCCATCTGGATATTGAGTGCCACTCGAGTCCGACTCTCTGTTTTCATCAGCCTCGGTTCTGATGCTTTCCAGTTGTCCCCCAATGTAGCTCGCAACTCAAACCACTCATAATCGTCTTTCAGCAGTTTTCCATCCCGGAGAGGGTACCACCAGTCCATCTGCTCGGCAGTGAATACGGCCGCTTGAACAGTCATCCCGAAAAAGGCTCTGGAGCGGTTGATTTCGACCCAGATCCCTGGTTCTGATGGACTAGGATTCTCATATACTGAGCCAAGATATTGATGATCCTCTTGGAGTAATATCTCTAGAATGGCATCTATAATCATCTGCCGCTCTTCCACAGTCATTTCCATCTCCCCAATTGAACGAAGAAGCTTCTATCAGCTTCTGTCTTTTACATACCATTTCTTTTCAAAAGCATTCCAGGTGAGCGTATATGTCGCGACCTGCTCCAAGGGTGTTCCTGCTCGCGAAATCGACCCATAGACTACGTTTAAGCGATAGGCTGGCCATTCTTTCCAGTCTTTCGTCAAATTCGCTGGTTTAGCAATCGCTAAAGGATCCGGTTTATCCGGAACCACACTTCGAATTTCGTAGCTGATGGGGTTTACCTGCGACTGCAAGCGGGCTTTGAAGGTGGCCGCCTCATTGTCCTGGCCTGACATCCATTTATCAAATTCCCCCGCCAGATAGGCTCTGGCCGCCTGCTCTGACCCTTCTGGTCCCGTTCCACACCCCTGGATAAGTATGATGGCTGCGAACAGCAAAGAAAAGTATTTTCGTGATTTCATTTTGGCTTCCTTCGAACACTGGAAAAGATTGAGTAAGTCTTTTCTTTAGTACCCGAAGGTAATGACAAAGGTGGGTCCTACTTTTGACTGCTTGTTTGATTCGATAAAAAAAGCCGATTCTGAGCTCTCACTCGATGTGTTCTTTCAGAGACCGCTTGATAATCTGACCATACCTTGGTGTTATTGGCAACTAATAACAGATCCGGATGCTTTGTGCGTTGTGCCGCTTGATACAAGGGCGACTCTTCACCACCGAAAGAAGCATAATTTCCACCCCACGCATGATCCTGGAGAACCACAGCGAACGGGTTCACTTCTGCTTGCGACCACAGATTCTGACATGCCCAGACAGCTTCAGCCTGAATATGCAAGAAAGCCAGATACTCAAATCCGTGTTCGTCGGCACGATCCTGGTCTCGCTCGAGAATGGTCCAAAATACGGATTTTAAAGCAGGCACTTGATCCCGAACCGGGTGTGCCATATCAAGCTTCATATGTCGACGGAATGTCGCTGTGGGTATTCCTGAAGCAACTACGGGAGTATAACCATTACAACCTTGGGGCGGACCGGCTTTTAAATCGTCACTTACCTGCTGAGCTGTTGTGGTTAAGTCGATATGGACGAAGCAATAAGCACTTTTTGTGGCATTAAAGATCGCGATCGCTCTCCCGTCAGTGCCAGCCCCGGGATAGTAGACCACCCTGGATGAGAAAAACCGCCTGATCGTTTCCGCAGTGAACTCTGGTTGATGACAAACCCATTCTGGCTGGTTAATCCGTAACTCACTCAGATACTCATCGACTGTCGGCATAAGTTGCCCTTCTGTCCTATTACGGGACATGAAACTGAATGAGACCGTAATGGCCAGATGTCATCACATTCAGTGCTTATGATTGGTCGAGTTAAGACTGATTGCAGCATTCAGTTCCTGAAGCAGCATCGTTCTGAGCGTTTCGGGAGCCTCCACCTTCACTTTTCCGGACCAGGCTAAGACCCAGTGCAGGATTTCATCGAGGCCATCCACGGTAAAATTGAGCGTCACAGAGCCATCTTGATGTTGTTTGACCTCTTGAGTATGGTGCCAGATGGTTTCCGTAACAATTCTGGCTGCCTGCGGCTCAAACCGTAATTTGACTTGATAAGACTTCTCTCCCCGATAAACAGACCAGGCATTTCCGAAATACTCACCAAGATCAAACTGGTCAGGTACCGATGCCGCCCCTTCCAACATCCGCAGGCTTTTAAAACGAGCCACGCGGAACGTTTTCGCCTCTGTTTCGCCCTCTATATGGCCGATCACATACCAGGCCTGCTTGACTAGACAGAGACGATAGGGATGAATTGTCAGCCGTACTGTCTCGTCTTCGTAAGGGGAATCATATCTTCCAGAAACTTTATTTCCCTGAAGCAAAGCGTTTTGCAGCGTTTTTACAACTACCTGATGCTGGCTGTGATCGACCAGCTTGAGATCAAATACTTCAATCATACGAGCAGCATCGGCAATCAGTTGCTGAATCTCGCCATTGCCGGTTGCAGCCAGCTTTCGTGTTGTGGGACTGGCACCAGAACTGATATCCAGTCCCGAAGCCTTGGACAGTGCTGTGGCGACCACCTGTCCGATCGTTTCATCCTGAGTGAGCATCAATGTGGGAAATTGATAGTCTGCCCGGACCCGGTAACATTTATCAGCAGGATCGACATACCAGGGCACTCCAGCAAATTCCAGTACTTCCAGATCCCGCTGGATCGTTCGGGTAGAGCATTCCAGTTCGCTGGCAATCGCCTTCAGATTCCATCTACCTCGAGACTGAATTAAATTCAGGACCCCCAGCACGCGTGCGATGCGTGCATTTTGCCGAACTCTCCGATCACGATCCAGACGACGCGGGACACTGGAATCTGGTGGTAATTTTTTCTTTTTTGAATTCATTAAATTGGCATGTTCTGAGAAAATATAGGACCGGTCATGATTTCCATCTTATTACACACTTCTGACAAAGGTGGGTCACATCCCAAAAATCACCAATGATCGAGAAATCAAGCTTCCAGGATTTCACCTGTCTCTGTAACCTGCCAGACTCTTTTTGATTCAACATCCATTGCAGTAAGGAGGCCTTCAAAGCCACACCCTGTGTCAATGCATCGGTAAAACCCCTCATCCCGAACCGAACCAGGCGTGTGTCCCAAGATTACGGTTTTGCCGCTGACATGTGGTCGTGGGGCCGTTTCTTCGAGGGAGAGCCAACGAAGTAGCGAAGAAGGTTGATCATTGAGTGCAGAGTACCAGCAATAATTCGCATGGGTGAAGATGAACTTCCCCGTCTCATAATACGAACAGCACTGGGAAAGAAAGTCCCAATGCGACTGGGGGATCTGGTTCACTCCAGCATTGTCGCCGTAGGATCGTATGGTGGCCTCTCCTCCGTGGAACCGCCACCGTTGTTCTGCATGATGATCATCGCGGCTGTCCAGCATCATCTCTTCGTGGTTTCCCAGGATCGGAATCAATTGACACTGTTCCTGAAGTCCCAGGAGCGTATCCAGAACTCCACAACTGTCAGGACCACGATTGATATAATCTCCTAAGGTGACAATGACATCGCCTTTCTTAGGGGAAATCTGACTCAGCAATGCCTGCAATGCTAAACTATGCCCGTGAATATCACCAATCGCGATCAGCCGCTTTGATTTTTCCTCTGCCACAAAATCCCTTTCTGTAATCAGTGCCCGCTTCCAGCGAAGGTATAATAGCAAATAGTTTTATGCAAAGGTGGGTTCGAGCGAGATATTATCTAGTCATTTTAAGAGCAATAGTCCAAGAATCCGCTTTTAATCTGACTCCACTACTATACTTGACTGGTTCAAATCGACGATTTTCTTTCTCGTCATCAGTGCAGATTGATCTGCC
This genomic stretch from Gimesia sp. harbors:
- a CDS encoding MBL fold metallo-hydrolase, whose protein sequence is MRITVHRGTQEVGGSCIEVSTDNSRIILDIGLPLFDRNRQALDSFKIRKMTKEQLRNEGLLPEVPGLYEGAGEPDAILLSHAHMDHTGLLEHCQSQIPVYASSGTSKMMLAGSLFAAQVELSREQFCEVEPESPVTIGDFKITGFPVDHSIYGCLAYLIEAEGQSILYSGDLRSHGRKPGMNRRLIEVLQDKTIHVMLMEGTHFGFPDGNTKNEYELEEDITELVLESESLVLASFSPQHVDRLVAFIRAAIKTKRIFVADVYTAFIMYLLKNEIPTIPQPKSAGLVRVYVPESLRQPNTRRGRVKQVERFEHAEIKLDEIMQSPEKYVMVFRSSMLDDFKEGLPQEVCCLYSRWHGYLEQSGWDSTRDSIGQVDGTIHEVHTSGHILSADIVRLVQNINPQTIIPVHTFEPGRFREHFENVQLLQDGEPFLVEP
- a CDS encoding transcriptional regulator, which encodes MNSKKKKLPPDSSVPRRLDRDRRVRQNARIARVLGVLNLIQSRGRWNLKAIASELECSTRTIQRDLEVLEFAGVPWYVDPADKCYRVRADYQFPTLMLTQDETIGQVVATALSKASGLDISSGASPTTRKLAATGNGEIQQLIADAARMIEVFDLKLVDHSQHQVVVKTLQNALLQGNKVSGRYDSPYEDETVRLTIHPYRLCLVKQAWYVIGHIEGETEAKTFRVARFKSLRMLEGAASVPDQFDLGEYFGNAWSVYRGEKSYQVKLRFEPQAARIVTETIWHHTQEVKQHQDGSVTLNFTVDGLDEILHWVLAWSGKVKVEAPETLRTMLLQELNAAISLNSTNHKH
- a CDS encoding metallophosphoesterase family protein — its product is MAEEKSKRLIAIGDIHGHSLALQALLSQISPKKGDVIVTLGDYINRGPDSCGVLDTLLGLQEQCQLIPILGNHEEMMLDSRDDHHAEQRWRFHGGEATIRSYGDNAGVNQIPQSHWDFLSQCCSYYETGKFIFTHANYCWYSALNDQPSSLLRWLSLEETAPRPHVSGKTVILGHTPGSVRDEGFYRCIDTGCGFEGLLTAMDVESKRVWQVTETGEILEA